In Chaetodon trifascialis isolate fChaTrf1 chromosome 8, fChaTrf1.hap1, whole genome shotgun sequence, the DNA window CCTTCACTTAAAACAGTTCACAAGTGGCAGAGGAGGCAGCGGAGGCGCGCGTTAGCCCCCTCACCACCAACATCTGGTTTACTTCTGCAAGCTGTGTCAGTGCAGAAATGATGAGCCACAGCTGCATTAAACCAACAGGAGGGGGGTTGGAGTCAGATAAACTAcagactgcagtgaaaaagtgAACATGAAAAGAGGCCCAATATTGACGATGATCAAATGTAATTTCATGCAtgaaaaaagaggcaaaaacaCAGTTCATACCGAGCAGGAGCAGCTTCACCTCTTTGGAGGACTTCTCTCGGTCCTCCCGCAGGTTTTTGTCAATCATTTTACTCCTCTCCACCGCAGCTTTGTCCTCGGCGCTGATCGTGCAGCCCATGTTCACTCTGACAACTTCTTCAGGGTCGGATTGTGGTTTCAGCAGCTCATGGGTTGACGGGAAGCGCCGTCAAACAGCCTTTGGCTCTGTGCGAGCTGAAGTTTCCCAGCCGAGGAGAAgcggagagagggggaaaggcGTTGGCACTGGAGGCTCGTCCGTCCGACTGGAAAGCCTCAGTGTGATGCAGGGTCACAGCGCTTCAGCCCACACGCTCCTGTCTGTCCAGGTGACTCCACACGGGATTTTAAGCAGAAAAACTccccaaacagctgttttaaacacCTTTATCCAATCTATACGTAGTTTATACTCACAGAAGAACATACAAAttggaaaagaagaaagcaaacCACTTGAAGTAGAAACTTGTGTGGAGCATCGGGCGCATAATCCAGCGTTTTTAAAGTACCATTCGCAATAAAAATCACCGGACTTTCCCCATAAGACTATGACTACTGCGCAGTCGCGCGTCCATCCAGCTGATCCAGCTGCAAACCAAGAAAACGGCACTGGAAAGGAAAAATGATGCGCCCCCGGGGCTGTTGGGAAATGTAGTCGCCACAGAACTGCCAGATTTTCCGAAATGCgccagtttctgtgtgtgagctCACAGACGGAGTCGATATGTTCCACACAAGGTTTTGTGAAATGAGGTGTGGTGTGTTTTCAAACGAGCTGAGGACACAGGGGTAAGTTTTCTCTGCTGGTCACGTTCATGTGCAGTCAGCAGCGAGCGGCAGGGGTTTATGTGGTATGAGAGCGCCGCCAGTGGACTCACAGCGGAACTGCTGGTGTGGATTTGCTCAATCCAGTCGACCTTCTGCACTTCACCGCTAAATGAGAACAATTCACTTTATCACGACATGATGTTaggactgttttgtttttggttgcCTAATTGCTAAACTAGAACTTATATATATCTGTCCTCTTAATACAGCAACAATTTCATCAAGATATTATTGGATTTCATGTGATGTCCTGCACTTATATCAGAGCCCTTCTGTAATGTAGAGGGTGGGTAAAAAATGTAGGTAACATCATTGCTATATTGCGAGAACCCTTTCACAGTGGGGActtatctttttgttttctctgcattgGCTTTAATGCCAGTGTATTTTGACCACATGCATTGTTTTAATCCTACACCACATGTACACCTTCTGCACCTATGTAATATGGAAACATGTCTGTCTTCTTTGTACATTCGATGCACTTTCTGATGTAAGATACAGGACATACCTGCAGAGGTAATACACTTATGAATCATATTGGTGCCACTTGTCACGGTTTGGTGGTCGTCGAACAAGGAAAAACTAAGGTGTGAACCCAAAAGGTGCAgacttgacaaaaacaaaggctGAGCGGAGACTGTCCAGGTAATTTATTTAACAGGGGAAAGGCAACCAAAAATCCACCAGTTCAAAATTCAAAAACCAAAACGATActagaaaaacaacaaactaaGAACTcaactgagaaaacaaaaattatGCCACGATACTCACTGAAGTCACAGGGAAACCACACAAACAGGgaatgatcccacaaagacaaaagaaacacacagacttaaatagagGGGGAACTAAAGAGACACAGGTGGAcgcaatcacaaatcacaaaggagggaaacataCTGGAAGTAAAGAAAACTACGACACACAAGGGAAGGctagcaaaataaaacagaaactcaGGATACCAAAGtaaaacaggatcctaacagcCACTTCCTTTTTAAAGGGGGTTATAAGTCGTATACTAATGGCTTTACTATTAGTGAGTAAATCATTTACTGATGCTTTATAGATCATTTATGAGCCATTAATTAAAACAGATTTTGAAACCTTTTTGAGTGATTGTTCTGCATGACCATACATCCTCCAGCTTATCAAGCCTTTCTTTAATGGATTACcaatatttattatattatcatAAAATAGAAAGTATTGGAATAACAGGGAAGTGAGAAATTCATTTGAGTGAAGAgacttttcactgcagacagccTCCAtactcacagacagacatgtttcGTTGTTGCTGGTTGCTGCTCTGGGAGCTGTGAGCCTGTTTGTGGCATCTCAAATGATTGCAGCTCTCTGTTTAAATTCATAAGAAACAAACCCAGCTCATCCGCTGAACGACTGCACTGTGCACCCAGTGGCCCTCTAGGGTGACGCGATGGTGTCCTCTGTCCTTGAAGACTTTCACCGGGCACGTTGTAGCCTGTCACAAAGGTCAGGCTGTTTGAACTGTTCCTGAGCGCTGCAGGAGGCGCCCTCCACTGCTCAACATGAAAGCTGTGAGTCACTCTGTCCGATGGGGAGCAGCACAGGAGAGGGTAAATTAGGATAATCAGAAAAAAGGGGGTGAGCCTCGGGTGCTGCGGGGTGGATGGTGGAATCCGTGTGTGGATATTTCTGGAGTAAAACGACTGCCAGATCAGACATTTTACCTCCAAATAACCCTGCAAATATGCATTAAAGCttagaaatattaaatatacagaAGAATAAGGGAATCTTTCTGAAGTTTGGAGAAGTTGTATTGAGTGAGACAGGAACACAGCAGATATACAGGATGTAATGGAAGCGTGGCTGTCAGTTTCCAGATTCTTAACATCAAAAAAGATGGAATTTTTCAGATATAAGGAAGTTATAGAAAACATGACTGACTTCACCTGATGGTCAAAATTAAGTTTGTGGttaaaaataaactgtgttttggagtcctgtctcctagaaattaacTTTATATACAACTAAATACCAACAGTAAATATGTTATGAAGGAAACGTAATGCTGCCAAAGTTAGGTTTTGTATTGACATAATGAGTCTCAAAGTCTCAAAATGTTGATACTGAATGCATGTTTACAcatattgcattttattttttccacctAAATAGACAACCTTGCACTTGTAGTTAGTACAACATTATTCAGCTTCTTTATGGTTCTGTTTAGGCACTGACAGCACTTGATTAATGTTTGGGAAAGATCACGATTTATGAGGAAAAGGTCAGCAATAACAATCATTCCCTAACCTTCATCAATGTGCTTTTATTGCCTAAACCTGATCACGGTCTGGACAGGAAACGTGGACTCTGGTGTGACAGTTCTGCACCTTGTTCAATCTATCCACCTCGACCACCTCTCTGCAACTCCAGCACAGTTGACAGTTTTGAGAGCCAGTTTTTAACATCCGTAAGACAAGATTGTACAGTAGTTTGACCAGTTGTGTTAatggaataaaacaaaaaaatagatGTGGGAGTTGTGTGCATAGAAATGGAAGCTGATGTTGTACCCATGAAAGATTAGACCTAAAGTAGGCACTGGAAATGGAGAATAATAAAGGACCATGGACTGAGCCTTGAGGCACTCCATTGGAGAAATGGGATGTGGAAGATTTAAAGTCACCAATGGCCAAACAAAGTGTCCAATGAGACAGATAATGGAATAAAACCAAGTAAAGTCTCTTTTATCAAATAGATTTCATTGCTAATCGAGAGATGAGATGGCGTTTGTTAACCTAACAGGAGCGATGTTATCTAGAATACAGACAGTAATTAGTATTGAATGAATTCCAAATAGCTTTACTGGCTTATTGAAAAAAAGGTGAATGTCTCCAATGTTATGTGCGTTTAGCACATGAAGTTGAGGTGCTTTTTACATTATGTGGAGCCTGAAGCTGTGGTCAAAGGGATGCCGGGGAGTCGGGTCAGTGTTCACTTATTGAACATTACAGTGTCATTCACAACGTCCCCCCACTGACTGAGCTTCAGCATCCTGCCTTCCTCCAAATGTCACTCCTCTTTCATCCTGCTCTCACTGCTTCATTTCACCTCTGTGACCCTGCACCCCCTGCCtgcagcacgcacgcacacacacgcacacacacgcacacacgcagaggaggaggcagttACAgggcaggagagaaagaggtgatTGATGGGACTGGTATAGATGTGGTCATTGATCTGAAAATGTCTAGTAACTAGGCTACAACAACAACCATGACAGTCACGTTAATCTTCTTGCTGTGTCTTTAATCAACTGATGGGTAACCAACATACAGGGAAATCttcacaaaggaaaaacaaacccTAATAATCAAGAATCCAAACAGTCTTTTCAgctcaagtaaaaaaaaaaaggaaaaaaaaatagacagagAAATAATGAATGTATCAAGTAACTCTGGCTGTCAAGTTGTGAATATAATCTGCCATTCACCTTCAGAACAGCTTATTTCTCCGTGCTTGTGATCAACAGATGGTGGCAGAAATAAAGCTTAAAGCATTTAATAAGATTGGTCCGGGCAATTTTGCTTCCACAGTAACAGAAATCCAGCTGAGTGAAGGGTGGATCGATGTACACTCAATGTAAGGGCTTTGAAATGACCCCAGACTGTGTGAAATATTATTGAATTTGTTACAACATTGTGCCATAAAGAGGAGATGATCAATAATGCTCAATGTGGAGAGATCTCAGATTATCTAAAGCAGGGCTGCCCAAAGTGGGGCCTGCGGGCCAAAGCTGGGCCACTATGAGCTTTGATTTAGCCAAAAAATTGTTGCAAATTTGTGATTTGGTGAAGAAAAGAGtctaaaatgaataataaatgacaCTATAAATTACTGttcatgctgttttattttttgtgagttaaaatgctctttttttcaAAATCCAAGCACAGCAGTCAGAATGATGCAGGAAATCAGCCAACTAAGGGGATTTGGGATTGTAGTACAATTTTTATCTTAATACAGTACAATAGGTGTCTGTTTTTGGCCTGTAGCCCATCATCAAACTTCATTTGTTTTGCCCTCCAAGGGAAAAAGTTTAGGCACTACTGATCCAAAGAGATTAAACCCTTGTACCGGAATGCTGGTGTAATCAATCAAGGtagttttttgttatttcattaCATAAAATCATACATCAATAAAATTGTGTTTTGTAGTTTTAATATTACTGATaaagataaattaaaaaagtatACATATTGTAGAACATTGAGGCAGTGATATTGTCTCATGCTCACTGCATTTTATGTCTACTAAACTGGATTTGGGCCTCACATTACTGCACCATCTTTTCACTCAAGACGAGACTCAAGAAAATGAACAGCAACAAGGTCATATCGCAAGGATATTAAAAAGATTATGTCTCCACACTGACAAAGAGaccttttcttttgttctgacTCCCAGCAAAAATACAAGCCTTCCTGGAGCGCCTTGTGTTGGGAGTCTTGTGATCATGTCAACAGTCTGCTATGAGCCAGTTCAAAATAGATGAAGGCAGCAAAAGAGAGAGCAAGTATAAAAAGAAACCCCAAAAAGTGTTTAGTAAGAGATTTGTGCCTTTGAATTTTCTTTGGAACATTTGTCACTGCTTGTGTGACTTGTGCAAACTGTTTATATTCCACCTGAGATCAGAGAAAGTATCACCAGTGTCTTCCTTTTGTTGCCAAATGAGGCCAAAGGCAAAGCTTGCCATGTGTAAGCATCGTCTCACCTGTGTGCTGTGTAGCCACAACAAGCCTGGTTGtttaaagcacaaacacaagagcacTCACACTGCGCCTGTGTTTACctgcaaacagcacagacaacTCGGGGTAACGGGGACCAGTCACCATGTCTGAATCTATCCACATCGAGCCTTATTTCAGCAAGCTGACGGCTTTaatgtgctgttgtttttgctgcactCAAATTAACTCCATTGCTGTTGTACAAATGAAACCACTCACAATGTTTTTCCTCGAGTGGAAGGGGGTGAAATCACGAGTCCACCAATGTGAGATGATTTCAGTGAGGTGATAATCACAAGACTAAGAACAGATAAACATGATAATAATGTTCCTGgaaaatggttaaaaatacTCTGGTGTGTCAGCCTGTTTATTATAaataccagcagcagcaccagctgtGAAATGAGCCTCTTCAACACTATGAATATTTCAAATGGATCCGCAGCTTGTTTAAAAAAGAGACTCAGAGCATGGAATAAATAGCTTTGATGGATACAGATCCTCATCTTAACTCTCTTAATAAACTGGCAGCAACAGCTACAATAAATGACaaagtttatttctttttaccTGCTCAAGTTTTTCTTCCAACAGACAGTTGGAACAGATGCATTAGCACTTTGTTGGGGGTGATTTTGATGGTTATGGTATCCGTTTAGTCATAGACAAACTGCTGTCGCTGAATCAATTTGAGCTGATTGTCAAGGGGCATCTTCAAGCCCTAGAAGACAAAAATGAGGGAATATTTTTCCCTCTGATTGGTTTGAATGGAAAAAAGGACTTCTGAGGAGGGAAATACACAtagatgtacagtatttttgatTGAATCATGATGATATGCTATGACTTTATACTGTACACTATATTCTCTTTATAGTCTGATGGAGAACCCAACTTTTAATAAATCTTTAAAGGAACGCTTATCAAAACTAcacttttctgtcttcatttaaaaatgtcttttaatggCTCCTGGTTTTCCATAAACAGTGGAAACTGTGTTCCCCCTGAAGATTTTCAGCACttctttatgtttgtgtgttatgtttgtCACTTCACTGACCTGTGATTAACGCAACAAGGGTTTAGTGTCCATCaacatcacacagaaaacagcctgACATTGTACGGCTCTCAAAACATGTAATGCTGCAGTGTCACGGTTTTTAGGGACTGATGGGAACATAAAGCTACATAACTTAAATTCTTCAAAGAAGATCCCATGTTTGCAGTTCACTGGACTTGTAGcttcaaagcactgctgtaaCACAAACAAGATTAATTCAACAATTTTtagaaaatgtgaataaaactaAGTATATTTGTTGTATCATAGACGGCAGGGACAGTACATGAGAGGCAGCTACAGCTCTGGCACAGTCTTGCAGCAGTTCTCTGATACATGTagctcattgttcagctgtTGCCGCTGTATGAACTCTGAGGTTTCCTCAAGGATCTGCCCTGGGATGTGGAAGTCAGCTGGCGTGTTCTGCTGAACAGCTGATTCCTGACGACCCTCAGTTTTTGGCTCCTCTGGGCTGGCTCTGCTGTGAGAGTTGCAGGGCTCCAGGTTGCATCCAGTGCCCTGAAGGAACTGCAAAAAGTTCTCTTCAATAGAGGCCTCACGGCTAGGCAGCTGCTCCCCCTCACTGGGCCCAGCCCGCTTGAAAAGGCAGGCCAGGTGGCGGCCCAGCTCCTCACGAATCTGCCGGTTCAGGCAGCCGTAGAAGAAGGGGTTGGAGGTGAAACAGAAATAGCCAATCCATGTGACCACGTCCTCCAGCTGAGCCAGTGAGGTGGGAGAGGTAGACACCACAGCCGAGTAGAGATGGAAGGAGAAATATGGTAGCCAACAGCAGAGGAACTGGCCTCCCACTGCCACCAGGACCACCGCGGCCTTCCCACCACTGAAGGTCCTCTGAGGGGTGGTGCGGGCACCAGTTCCACCGAGGCTGGCTGCCATGGTGGAGTGGCTACTGATGGACTCTGACCTTTGCCGTGGCGTGTCCATCCAAGTGGGAAGGGGGCCGTGCTGCATGGCTGCTACTCGCGCCACCTTGAACATGTTGCAGTAGACCACCAGAATGATTAGCACAGGGCACAGAAAATAGATGAATGTAAAGAAGACCATGAAAAGCAGCCGTGTGGTCCTGCCTCCCGCCCAGTGGAGGGAGCAGTGTCTCTGACCGTGAACGAGGACTGAAGTCGTCCCCAGACTCGGGTTCCCCTGGAGCAGCCATGCCAGGAGAGGCAGCACTGACATGACAACTGCTTTAATCCAGATTCCCACTAGaaccatcaccaccaccccCACTGTCATCTTCACCTCATGACGCATGGGGTGCACGATGTAGTAGTAGCGCTCCACGTTGATGGCACATATGGTGAGGATGGCAGCACTCACtagacacacactcaagcagAGGTAGCTTCGACACAGCGCCTCGTCCACCAGGATTCGGTCTGACAGCATCCCCAGAGGCATCAACACCAGCGCTGCCAGCAGGTCCACCAGGCAGAGGTGGAACACGAAGGCAAACTTGTGCAGCTGCGGCGTTTTGGTGATGACAATCATCACGGCCAAGTTCCCCACCACTGCCAGCACGTCCATGATGAGCATAGCACACAGCGCCAAGGACTGGTTCAGACCTAACCCTTGGATGCTTGCAACAGGCGGGGTCACGTTAGAGATATTCGGGTGCAGTGAGGCTGGAAAGGTGGGGAGGCCGGAGAGAGAAGTGTTCCAGGAGGGGCTCGATGTGACAGGATGCTCCATGAGAGGATGGGATAAGGAGGAGAGAGGCCGCTGAATTTCACGGGCCCATCACCCATCCTCCCCTGTCATAGGGTGTCACTGAGAAGCTCAGGCGATGGTGTCTGTCATGGTAGCTGGCGCTGGGCAGACCCTGACCCTGGTAGACTTCAGGGTGGAGCTCAGCAGATGGTCACAGGACGTTTCATTCAATTCCTTGTAACTTTCGTGAAGATGTGCTTCTCTCTCCAATATGAGCTCCAGTTGTACAGATCTGAAACAACAGAGACAGTCCTGTTAAAGAGTAGGCACAAGGGAAGATTTGAGTTGCTGTTTGAGTGtcataaaatgatgaaaaactaCATTTAAGATGATATATTTTAGGAATATTTTATAACCAAGACCTTGCTGAAAAATGAGCTTGCAAGTTGTAGTCTGGATATATGATACATTTCTCATCCTAAAAACCACCTAAATAATGTTTTGCTCAGACTAGAAATATATTTTGCAaatactgaagagaaaatccTTAAAGTCATCAGTCTAAAACTCTTAATGGAAACACTGATACTATACTTTTTAGTCTATCCACTTATCAAACAAAAAATCaaaactgactgaatgaatgaatccaaCACTGGAAATCTGCAGGCCATCTGATATTTGTCacttatatcaaaatacagTCCTTTGTAAAGCATGGCATTACTTCTGCGGCTGTCATAATGTTACTCTTGTGCTATAGCTCCATCAAGCAGTGCAGCCTGTGCTCACTTGTAGCTGGGGTCATAATTTACTACATATTTGACATCTGCATCctcagatgtgtgttttcagggcaGCCGGAGCCCCGGGGAGAAGCTAAAAGCGCAGAGTGAACCATATGTTCCCCTTAACAGAGTCGAGAGACTGGATCAGTGAATAAACTGCGAAACTCAGCATTACAGAGCTCCCTGCTTTCTGAAGTGATGGGAGGAAGAGATCGATAAACACTTCATATTTTTACAACGAcatgaaaaatatgaataagCTTCCTGTGATTTTCAGGGATGACGATGGGGATTCCTAACAATGTTCTTTTGATAAAACCTATATAACTACAGTACATTCAGCTGTGATAGAAAAATCATATAAACGGAGGCAGAGCACCTTCAGCACTGTTTGTGTGACCAGTGGAGTAGTCAAGAGGCCCTGCGCCGTGTTTACTGTCATAACCTCACCTGGACACAACCCCACACGCTGTAAAAGCTGTGGAACGAGCACTAAGCCGGTGGTACATTTCCATATACTGTACACCTGCATGTGCAAGTTTTCCATTTCAGAAGTGTGACAGGATTCATCCCTACAAGGCGCCTGCTCTTTTCCTGCCTGCAAATCAAGCATGGCAATCACCTGACAGACACAGGCGCAAGTAGGTGGCCTTTGCTGATTAGGTCAAAGGGTTACAGTCACCTTCAGTCCAATAAAATAATTCATAAACAACATCTAAGCTATGATGCAGCAACAACTGTGGAGCATCCCTCTGGAGGGTCTCAGTCTTAATCAGCATTGATTGTTTTATTGCTCTCTGGTGTCCAGGGTCACTTTGTGTGCAAAGGAAACACATTAACAACACAAGTCCCAGATGTGAGATGTGATGTACTGCCTCAGAAAGCATTATATTACATAAAATGGAATAAATGGAAAAATTTAAAGTTTTATCAAGTCAAAACCACTCAAACAGAACTATTTAAACAATGAAAGGGAAAAATAAGGACTTGGTGGCTCACATGCAACACAGCCTCCCATTTAATGTAATCAAATCAGTGAGCGTCGTACAATTTGCAGTCAAACTCAGAAGCTCCAAACAAATTCACACAAAGCCATAATATAGGGTTGCAGCAGGATCTCTTCGGCTGCCGACTGGAAACCATATGACCCTTTAATATGCACATGACACAGTGGTCGCTGGAAGGATGAAACTAGCCTGTTGTTCCAGCGTCCCTTCCATTACAAAACACTTTCACACCTCAGCAGcaacatgcaaatgaaaaccGATGAACCTACATGGAATGAGGTGCCTCTTCCCAGAAATGTAGTTCTTTTCCGTGGCTAAGCAAAGATAATGTGGTGTGTGAtctgatgaaagaaaacactggtTCATGAGTCACATTTTTACCCTCGTCCCACCTTTCAAGCATCCTAACTTCCACcccaagaacacacacacacctcctgtgCCCACGTTCTGTTAACAGGGCAGGGAtgtgtggagatgtgtgtggTGATAAGCCGGTGACATACCTCAGTCTGGAGAGGGCTGCTTCCTCCTGCGCAGGTTCACAGTCTACTGAAGGAGAGCCGAcctgtttcactctctctctctctctctctctctctctctctctctctctctctctcacacacacacacacacacacacacacacacacacacacacacaccacgtcacagagagagagagggagagagagagagagagagagagagagagagagagagagagagagagagagagagagagagagagactcctgtgtctcctcctcacctggtcCCTTTCATCTCGTCATCACCTCCCACCCAATCCTCCCTGTCCACAAGCTGACCACCCCCCCTTCCCATccctgcaaagacacacacacacacacacacacacacacacacacacacacacacacacacacgcacgcacgcacgcacacacacacacacacacacacacacacacacacacacacacacacacacactcctcttcctctcttctaaCCAGGTCTTCGATCCAGGTGGGAGAGCAGGAGCggaagggagaggaaaagaaaaaatgaggagAGGGCTCCTGTCTTCCAGCCTGTGatgacacgcacacagacacacacatacacacgcatgcacacacacacgcacgcacacacacatacatacacacttccacctcacacactttcatgcacacatgtacCGGCTCCAGGACGCGCGCAGGGCAACTGCAGAGCTGTgcagagcagacaggcaggcggTGGGTGGGAAGGCAGCACCCAGCCTCCGCTGCTCTCCACTGGGTCTTAGTGCCTTGTTCTCTGTGCTCCTCATGGAGGGATGGCTCTGCTCTTCATCCCTCTGGCTAATCTCACCACAGGTCACATCAGGTCGCACTAACAGGTGCAGAAGTGGCCAACAATTAGGAGGGAAAATCACCTTTATCCTGTGGATCAGAATTTCTGTAACACTGTCTCCTTATGCTCCAGATCTCCCTTGATGCACAATCCAACAAAAGCCGTCTCACGAgactggattattgatttgcagagaggaaaagaatcCCAGTGGTTAATGTTAATGAGCTGAGATTAGCGTTTAAAAGCCACACAACATACATGTCACACTTAGTGAACTATTTCCTGCCCTGAGGAATGAGGTTGCttgctgctgcactgtgaaTGTATTGTGCTCTGCTATGTCTTAACTCAAGAGACCTGAGAACAAAAATGTGTGGCTGAAACATTTACAGTCAAACAAGCAgcacacaacagaaaacaaatgtcatgACAGACAGAATATCTTCTGTCTGTTAGTTGGACGATCAAGAATTAATGTTACCTTAGTTTTGAAGAACTTGGCTTTATATTTTATGGACTAAATGGTAACTCTGAAAATGATCAActggaaaaatggaaataagtGTTAGTTGTAGGCCCTGACAAGAGTCATAAAAACAACACGTAATAAAGCTTTAATGTGTTCAACAGGAATGAAAGAATCTTGCTTGAGCGCTGTTTGCTATTCATTTCAGTTAAAAGGTGCATTCACTCCTATGTGCATAGTATATTGAAAATTGGGACATATTTTAAGTCCATAATTTAACAATTTTGCAAACAAGGCAAGAAAATATGCAGCTACTTCCAACAACATAACACAGTAGAAAACAC includes these proteins:
- the gpr61 gene encoding G-protein coupled receptor 61 produces the protein MEHPVTSSPSWNTSLSGLPTFPASLHPNISNVTPPVASIQGLGLNQSLALCAMLIMDVLAVVGNLAVMIVITKTPQLHKFAFVFHLCLVDLLAALVLMPLGMLSDRILVDEALCRSYLCLSVCLVSAAILTICAINVERYYYIVHPMRHEVKMTVGVVVMVLVGIWIKAVVMSVLPLLAWLLQGNPSLGTTSVLVHGQRHCSLHWAGGRTTRLLFMVFFTFIYFLCPVLIILVVYCNMFKVARVAAMQHGPLPTWMDTPRQRSESISSHSTMAASLGGTGARTTPQRTFSGGKAAVVLVAVGGQFLCCWLPYFSFHLYSAVVSTSPTSLAQLEDVVTWIGYFCFTSNPFFYGCLNRQIREELGRHLACLFKRAGPSEGEQLPSREASIEENFLQFLQGTGCNLEPCNSHSRASPEEPKTEGRQESAVQQNTPADFHIPGQILEETSEFIQRQQLNNELHVSENCCKTVPEL